The genomic region ATGTCCAAACCCCTTTCACCTAGCCCACTGCCACAACCCCCTCTTTGCTTCCTCTGGCTCAGGGAATCTTTTAAAACGTGGACCCATCTCTGCACTGCCGGAGTCACACACCTCGCGAGATGGCTGTGACCATTACTccaccctacccccccaccccaactcactTGCAAAGCCAGTCGTTGATGCCACGGTCAAAGTGCCTGTGGGAGGAGAGCGGATGGGTGTGAATCAGCCAGGAGTAGAGctcagggggaatgggagaaagaggCTACGGGAGGGTGAGGATCCCTGCGGTGTTTCCCGCGGATCTCACACTCACGTTTCAGCGAAGACATAGAGCGCTGTGATGCACTTGGGAGCCTGAGGCGGGTCCAAGTGGTCAAGGCGCGCCACGGTGTTGACCACGCCGAAGAGGACGGCAGCCTTCACCCAGTCGTACACCAGGTTTGAGTAGGCCAAGCCAGCTGGGGACAGGGTGTCGTCACTGCCTGGGGGGAGTCATGTGGGTCTCCGCTCCCAGGATCCCCCAAGTTGTGGTGGGAAGGCAGGAAACCGGGCCCTACCCTACAGCCTCTCTCCGCAGGTCAGGTCGTAGAGGAGGCACTGGCAGCCGACCCGCACCCACGGAGGCCACACCCCCATTTCCTGGGGGAGGAGCTGGTATGGCCCGCCCCAGGGAGACCCCATTGGGGCAGTGGAAATCAATCCGAGGCCCTTGCGAGGCGGGCTCTGCAGCTATCGCTCTGGCCTCACAGAGCAGAGCTAACTCCAAGTCCCAAGCATTTCATAGAGTAAATCCCGGCTCCCCCACCCTTGGATCGGTGCTGTGCCCTTTCAGCTGTCAGCTCCCCAGCAGTGACGCCCTGGGGCGCAGAgggtctgtctttctgtctttcccagCCCCGTGTTCTGGCCCAGACGAGCACCCACCGAGGGCGCTGTCCGGGAGGCGGTTGGCAAACTTGAGGTCACTGGGGATGGTGAGGATGTAGAAGAAGTGGAAGAAGATGTCCACGGCCATGATGGCCACGACGCTGAGGCCGGCCTGGGCCCGGATGCGCCACAGCTCACCCTCGCGCCTCACCGGCTCCACCTGGCTCATCTGGGAGATGCGAAGTGTCTGAGTGGGGAGGCAAGGCCTGCCGGAGGAGGGtctgaatgggggggggggggtcaccaaCTGGGGATCCGTGGGTGAGGGGAGAGGTGGCTTCATCCTGGCGGCCCTCCCTGAGCCTGGAGTCACTTCCCCGGCTTGTGACCCCTGTCTGAGCAGGGAATGTGGCCCCAAGCTGGGGTCTGAGGAGGCTGGATATTACAGCTTCATCCTGGAGTCATGACTGAAGGTGAGGTCGCAACCTGTCCTGAGAGCCCTAGCTGAGATGGGAGGCCCTGTCTGGAGAGGGAGACCCAGCCCTGCTCTGGAAGCCCACAGGGTGTCCACTCACCTGGGCGTGGAAGCGATCAAAGGTCATGATGGgcccaaagaagaagaaaggcaggtaGAAGTTGTACTTGAGCAGGTCAGCTAGGGAGTAGTGGCGGTCAGGGTGGGCACAGCTCTCCAGCGCGAAGCTGGCACAACGCAGTACCGTGAAACCACTGCCCCCGTGAAACAGCACCTCTTGAAGATCAAAAGTGCCTGTTACCAACCCGCTCTGGATGGGAGAGAACAGGCCGCCAGCTCACCAGTTGCCCCTGTCTCTGGGAAGCCCACCCAGCTTCCCACAGGGGCCCAGCCtcatccttctccctcctctcttgcAGAGCCAATCAACACTAGCCACTGAGGGCTCATTCATGTTAACTGTTTGGATAGCACAGGGAACAAGCAGGACATGTCCTCGCTGTGGCAGAGGGGACCACTCTGTGGGCCGGCATGTGCCCCAGTCAGAGACTTGGAGACAGGTGGGAAGTGAAGGAAATGCTTGGGGAGTCTCTGGAAATGAGGGCTTTGGATGGGGTGAGAAGTTGGGGTCCTAGTCCTTCCCCCGctctacccttccccctccccactgcacacCTGCCAGGAGATTAGGGGATCCAGCTTGAAGGAGGCGAGGCTGGCCAGGCTGAGGCCAAGACAGAGCCAGGGCTGGCCCAAGAGTGAGGCCAAGTAGAGGCTGACACAGTGGCCAAACAGTAGCAGCAGGTACCAAGGGCCCATTGTGCCCAGCACAGCCAGGGCCCCATACACGGCATACATCCAGGAACGGAGCTGTGGACAGGGAGAAGGGATGGTTTATCTATCCATACAAATGGAGGTGGGACCCCCAACACTTGTAGCTCAGGGGTAGCTGGCAAGGGAGGTTGGGGTGGCTCAGGTTCAACTCACCTGGGGGGCAACCATCGTGCAGAGTTTAGCAAATAGCACGTGTCCAGAGAGGGCGAAGATGATGACGTTGCGGAAGGAGGTGAACCACATCACCCACTCGAAGTCAGCCACGTCCTGGGGCAGGCCCGGGCAGTTAAGGAGGGGTAGTGGGGCAGGATGTGCTGGTACTTtggctgagcagagccccagcaCCTCCCCAACCTCCGTATTCTTATGCATTAGAGGACAGCCATGGCTGGAGGCCCTCGCCTTCTCCTCTGGGGGAAGTACCAGCCAGGTAGGTAGAGAGAAATGACGGGTGGGGTGTGTGAACTGCCCTGCCCCTCTGTTCGGCATATTGCCTGACATTCCACCATTCATGGCACTGTTCCTGGGAAAGACGGTGCTGGGGGCCCCTGCTGAAACAAGTCTCAATTTATTTCCTAAATGAGCAGTGCCTGGGGGCAGGCTTGATGTGGCCCCAGGAAGACACAGGGTGGACCGGTGGAGAAACAGAAGACTCTGAGACTCAAGCCAGAGACCCTCCTCACCGTGAGCCCTCTGTTACATGGGAACATCTGGAATGGGGGAGAGTTGGAAAGGGTCTGGGATGTGAGAGACATGCCGGGATCAGGGACCTCTGTCAGGGACCCAGGGGTGTGGGGGACCTACCATCTTCCGGCCAATGTATTCCCAGCCAGGTTGCACAGACTCCCGGAAGGCCTTCCGGTGGGCCCCATCTGAAAACAGAGTGTGGCctcagtgggggctggggggacttCACGCCCACACCCACACCTGCCCCTACAGCTGGGCTGACCATGACCCTGGGGAGATGGAAATGGgtctaagtctctctctctctgcttctacttctctctgggtctcattGTGTGTCTCCGGCCAGGTCTCTGACTATACCTCTGAGGGTcggagtttctctttctctctctgtggctcTGTGTGCAGATCTCTGTCAGGGCCTCTGCATCTGTCTCTCCCTGTGACTTCACCTAACTCAGCCCAAACCCCTGGGCTTAGGGAATATCCTGGGTCTGAAGCCTTGAAGTTTATAACCTTGCTGGGTGGAACCCTGAAGCCCGCAGGGGATGAAGCATCCCACTCCCTGCTCCAGAGCCCGCTGTTACCTTGTGAAGCTTCAAGGAGGCCCCGACCAGCATAGGCCAGAGCCCCACTCAGCACCAGGGAGTATAAGCCCAGCTCCGCCGCAGGCAACGCTGTCTTGATGCCCATAGCCTGGGTGGCACTGGGGGAGACAGATTGGGTGAGGGTACTGCTGCCCCCTAGCCCTGCCTCGCCCTACCTGATGGTCCCCTGTGGAGATGGTGGGGATCCCATATGGGATCTCAAGCTATTATCCTACTTCTCCAGTCCCCCACTCGTCCCAGACACCATAACATCTAGTACCTGTTTCTAGCTGCTGCTCTAGCTCCCGCCCATCCATTTGAAGGCTTTTGAAAGCGTAATCTTCACTCTCAGCCTGCCCGCCTACCTTCATTGACCCTTTCATACCTTTCAGGTGGACTGGTCCCCACCCTTTGCTTGAACGGTTCCTGCCAAGGCCTCAGGTGACCTTCACATGGGGGGGGACTCCATCTATGTCACCTCAATCATGTTTCTCACCCCCAGGACCCCCAACCCCCTCAGTAAACCTCCTTCAGTTCCTGAcaatgccccccgccccccaccgcccatGCCCTCTTCTCGGATTCCCACACCCCTCCAGAGCTGCCTTCACTTCTCTGAGATCTCCTGGCCTCCCGGGTCCTGTCCCCAGTATTGAGCTTTCTTACCTCTCATTCAGCCTCCAGCCTCTCACTGATTCCCATTGCCCCAACCagcccctgagccccagcccGCCACTTCCCTGTTCCCTGCCCTGTGTCCGTGGCTACACCAGCCCACTCTCAGTGCTTGTGTCTTCAGGCCCTGGATACTGGCTAGAGGCGGTGCTATTTGAAGAGGTGCCCTGGGGTAGTGGGTGTGGGGCCAGGCAGGGCCAGACAGGGCCCCAGGCAGGGCGTTGGCCTCTGTCCAAGGTGCTGACCAGTATCAGGCTCAGGGTGAGGCTAGCCACTCCCTTCTTCCAGGGCCTAGTTGTCTCCAGGATGGGCCACCCCCTTGTATGCCTCTCCTATGCTCCAGCCTGGACTTGGGCTTTCCCAAGGGTGCCTTGGGTAACAGACCCAGGGCCAAATTAAAGGGAAGAATGTGTCTAAGCACTTtcttgggctgggctgggctgggctgggccaagAGGTGGCTGGCATGGCCCTGTTTCCCACACCTGATCCTCCTCCCCCAAATTTCCTTTCCCAGCATTGTAACCAGCTCTCCCAGCCCCCCAGAGTCAGCATTCTCCCCACTTCATATACAGAGGGGTCATGgaccagagaggggaggggacctgtcaaggtcacacagagagCATGGGACAGGATTGTGTGTTCCCAGGGAGCCCTTTGGAATCTCAGATAAGAGAAGAGCATTTCCGCCCCTGCCCATACCAGGGGGCTCTCCAGACTGACTTCGGCAGTGCTGGCCTGAGGGCTGAGGCGTCTCCTCATCAgccaggtggggggagggaggcctggaggaTCAGGTTAATGGAGCAGGAGCTTGAAACCGGAGCACGGTGAAGAGCCCGAGAAATAGCTTTGTCAGCTGCCTCCCACTTGCTACTTTCCAATTTTAGCTCCCCATGGCCGGTGCGGGGTGTCCCCAGTGAGGCCTCCATGAGCAGGACCAAGGCTGGACCCTGGCCTGTGACCTCTTCCAATAGACCCCCGGACCTGGGCCCGTTGGATACagtcctgccccctgccccctgatCCTGCCTGCCTCAGGCATACCTGAGGTAAAGACTGCTTTGGGACCTGAAGTCTGGGATGAGGGGCTTAAGGTGGGCTCCACGGGTCTCAAGGACCCCAGAGTAGCTGAATTCCCGGCTGGCACTGACCTTGAGAAGGCTGTGAGGGACCCTGGCACACTGCCCACCTCGGGGCTCCGGGGTCCTGCGTCCAACCGTGCGTCCGTCCGACCAGCTAGGCTCTGGGGCCACAGTGGGGTGTGTCCAGGCCTGGGGTCCCCACCCCTTCAAGGCTATGAGTGGTGACAGCaggaggagggtggaggagggcagggaggaggtggccTTCCTGGAGCGGAGTGGAGTGAAGCAGAGTGGAGCAGAGCGGAGCGCTGCAGAGCTGCTGGCCACAGGGAGCCGCAGGGAGGATcgtgggggggcaggggtgggggaaggggtggcgAGTGGCATAGGCTCTAACAGGGACACCTGGACCTCACTTCAGCCTGCCTCTCTTGGTCTGTAGAGCCTgtgccttcctctccctgctgacCAGAACTCCCCTCTTCCGGGAAGTCTTCTGGGAAACCCGCACTGGCCTCTTGTGAGCCCTGCCCCCatcgcatgcacacacatgcacactgcaTGCTCAGCTCCATACTCTAGCCCACATCTTTACATGGGAACTCCCAAGGGCTGTCCCAGGGCAGATCCATCCAGTCCCCTGTCCTGGTTCATTTCACTATATCAAGAATCCTTGCTGCCCAGGTGCTAATGTCTGGGGGAGGACTGGCTTGACTGGTAGGATTGGAACTGGCATGAGACACGTGGTGGAGGGGGTCCCATACCCCAGCCCAGTCCCACAGGCAGTTGTCCAGGTGGCGAGGTGCTAGCAGGGTCACCTGGCAAGGCTTAAATAGGTTCTTGGAGTGACTGGAATCTCTTGAATGTCCCTAACCAACCAGAAGCCCTCTGGGGACAGCAGGACATGTCCCTCATTCATGCAAGGGGCACCCAAGGCCTCAGCCCCTCCTTCCCAATGGGTAAAAGTATCCTAAAGAACCTGCCAAGAGGACAGGAACACCTGACAGTTTCCCTTTAGGAAGAGGACCCCAGAGTCTAGGGGAGCTGGGTGTCCTTGTGCCTTCTCTGTGGGGGCCAATTCAGGCATGTGCAGTGAGCGGGACCTGGGGTCTGGGGGTTTGAAGGAGCTGTGTGACTGTAACAAGTCACAGGACAGGTCCTGGAACTCCTgctgatccctggactccagccATGGGCTCAGCAGAGGATGGGGAAAGAAGGTGTTGTGCCCTGCGACCCTCCTCCACCCGCTAATAAGGGAACTTCCAGAGCCTGACCAAGATCTGAGAAGGGGAGAGTCCCCTACCCTCCCACAATGCCCTTAGGCAATGAGCTTCCTCCCTAGCAGACACTTTGgcccagaggaagaagcaaggagaCCTCAGCATCAGAACAACGCAACAGAACAACATGGAGGCCTTCATCACTGGTGCCCACCCCCAAGAAGTGTACACCAAGATTACCGCACAGTATAGAGGCTGGGTGAGAGCGGCAGTTGGGATCATGGGCACTCGAGTTGGCCAGCATCAGGGATGGATGCCTCAGCCAGAATACAGGGGTTAGGGAGGGCTTTCTGGATAGGGGTGGGCATCGGGGTGAAGCTGAGCAGAGTCCCAAGGTAGAGTCAATGGTTGTTAGAAGGGCAGTAAGTTAATCACAGTAGCTGGACATGGTTCTAAGGCTTTACATGGACTTACTCTTTTTAATAACACCACAACCCCTAGGGAAGGTGTTTCCATTTCCCCCATTTGATAGAAAAGGATGCTGATGAACAAGGAGTTCAGCCCCGTAAGCTTCTGGGGCTGATAACCCTGCAGGCAAGAACCCCACTCATCCACCCTGGGTGCACGTTGTGACCAGCTTGGGCCAGCCGTCTAGTTGGTACGCCCATGAGACTCAAAGAGAATGGCTCAGAGAAGCAGATGGGGGGTTTGGCTCTGCAGTCAAGAGCCAGGTTCAGCCAGCTGACTTGTTCCTGAGTCCCAGATCTGCCTCGCTGGTGGGATCTGCTTCTCAGAGCCTCAGATCTTCATTTGTAAATGGGCCTGCTCTGACCTTATTGGGCTTTTGGGGGGATTCCATGACTCACTCCATGAAGGGCATGGCTCACTGAATTGCTCATAAAGAAAGCCACAGAGGTCTCACCCAAGAAACCCAGAGAAGCAGGGCTCACATAGCAGGAGCTGTGCACAGTGGCgtctgcagggagcctggcatTTGGGGATGGCAGGCTGGATAGAGGGCTCGGGAGGTCTCTTAGACCTGGCGCTGGACAGTCCAAGGCCAGCTCCATCCTGTATGAGGGTAGTGGCAAAGAAGGGTGCCTGGCGTGATCAGCCCACAGAacaaggggaggaagcagactgggCTTAGACCAGCACAAGGGCCTGAGTCAGCATCTCGAAGGCAGCCAGGGCCCCTGGGAGAGCTGTAATGGGCAGGGGTAGGGCAATTCTCTCAGGTCTCAGCGTCTCTTTTCATTTCTCGGTGTGTTGTTGCTCGAAGTAAAAATGCATGGAGAGTAGTGGGTATATGCAAGGCTTGGGGACTGCAGGCAGTGCCTGTGGAGAATGGGTGGGGTGACTGTGGGCTCGCTGGCGCTGgcggtgcagagggagaggggaggctggTTCCTGGCACTGCATAT from Mustela erminea isolate mMusErm1 chromosome 1, mMusErm1.Pri, whole genome shotgun sequence harbors:
- the HHATL gene encoding protein-cysteine N-palmitoyltransferase HHAT-like protein isoform X1 — protein: MGIKTALPAAELGLYSLVLSGALAYAGRGLLEASQDGAHRKAFRESVQPGWEYIGRKMDVADFEWVMWFTSFRNVIIFALSGHVLFAKLCTMVAPQLRSWMYAVYGALAVLGTMGPWYLLLLFGHCVSLYLASLLGQPWLCLGLSLASLASFKLDPLISWQSGLVTGTFDLQEVLFHGGSGFTVLRCASFALESCAHPDRHYSLADLLKYNFYLPFFFFGPIMTFDRFHAQMSQVEPVRREGELWRIRAQAGLSVVAIMAVDIFFHFFYILTIPSDLKFANRLPDSALAGLAYSNLVYDWVKAAVLFGVVNTVARLDHLDPPQAPKCITALYVFAETHFDRGINDWLCKYVYDHIGGEHSEVIPELGATVATFAITTLWLGPCDIVYLWSFLNCFGLNFELWAQKLAEWGPLAQIEASLSEQMSRRVRALFGAVNFWAIIMYNLVSLNSLEFTELVARRLLLTGFPQTTLAVLFVTYCGVQLVKERERTLALEDEQMQDKEKPE
- the HHATL gene encoding protein-cysteine N-palmitoyltransferase HHAT-like protein isoform X2 produces the protein MGIKTALPAAELGLYSLVLSGALAYAGRGLLEASQDGAHRKAFRESVQPGWEYIGRKMDVADFEWVMWFTSFRNVIIFALSGHVLFAKLCTMVAPQLRSWMYAVYGALAVLGTMGPWYLLLLFGHCVSLYLASLLGQPWLCLGLSLASLASFKLDPLISWQSGLVTGTFDLQEVLFHGGSGFTVLRCASFALESCAHPDRHYSLADLLKYNFYLPFFFFGPIMTFDRFHAQMSQVEPVRREGELWRIRAQAGLSVVAIMAVDIFFHFFYILTIPSDLKFANRLPDSALAGLAYSNLVYDWVKAAVLFGVVNTVARLDHLDPPQAPKCITALYVFAETHFDRGINDWLCKYVYDHIGGEHSEVIPELGATVATFAITTLWLGPCDIVYLWSFLNCFGLNFELWAQKLAEWGPLAQIEASPRLLWPSYSSPTVVSSW